From Plasmodium brasilianum strain Bolivian I chromosome 7, whole genome shotgun sequence, the proteins below share one genomic window:
- a CDS encoding dihydrouridine synthase — protein sequence MQIKLLRSLIISIYFIYFKNHGKTKLNERRYTLVRVYYFFIDKEKFHKNKKKKLWFYTKGKRDLLYGFNNNSVNYKNTIRINGKKRKKEKRGNKERRESKESNMTMLIENNVDEVLRPCENVFKFENISTCLNDAYRKGRSEAIPFIQVAPMINVTNRHFRALVRIITKKAQLWTEMIVDNTLLYNLNKLDEYLGFNKNEHPIVCQLGGCDAISLSEAAILVEQAGYDEINLNVGCPSTKVANRGAFGAYLMKKPEHVRNIVYEIKKKVQIPVSVKIRTGVDEYDSFSFLKSFIETVSSAGCNHFIVHARKAWLKGLDPKQNRSVPPLEYKKVYDLCKFYPNIKFTLNGGVKSIQEAVALLNGYIPQSNKLNGANNGNNKNNNNDTTTSTFSTTTTTPTTTTTTTTTDSTTSTNNNNCYDNNNDNYELVENYHINPLYGVMIGRACMENITILSQADTLVYNEKAPSSAYSRRSVLEAYKVYLEQNSIFYNLPSAFELLKPILGILKGMPGHRIFRNKLDVYIRNYASTMQCSEILEKAIIDVDSVAPGCLDLPLNDYKMQREYVKNF from the coding sequence ATGCAAATAAAACTTCTAAGAAGTTTGATCATAAGCATATACTTTATCTATTTCAAAAATCAtggtaaaacaaaattgaaCGAAAGAAGATATACTCTCGTAagagtatattattttttcatagataaagaaaaatttcataaaaacaaaaaaaaaaaattatggttTTATACAAAGGGTAAAAGGGATTTATTATATGGttttaataacaatagtGTGAATTACAAGAATACAATAAGaataaatgggaaaaaaagaaaaaaagaaaaaagaggaaaCAAAGAAAGGAGAGAAAGCAAAGAAAGCAATATGACCATgttaatagaaaataatgTCGATGAAGTGTTACGCCCATGTGAGAATGTATTTAAATTTGAAAACATAAGTACATGTTTAAATGATGCCTATCGAAAAGGTAGAAGTGAGGCAATACCTTTTATACAAGTAGCTCCTATGATTAATGTAACGAATAGACATTTTCGAGCATTGGTAAGAATTATAACGAAAAAAGCACAACTATGGACAGAAATGATAGTTGACAATACGTTATTGTATAacttaaataaattagaCGAATATTTAGgttttaacaaaaatgagCATCCAATAGTTTGTCAATTAGGAGGATGTGATGCAATATCGTTATCTGAAGCAGCTATTTTAGTAGAACAAGCAGGAtatgatgaaataaatttaaatgttgGATGTCCAAGTACAAAAGTAGCTAATAGAGGAGCTTTTGGTgcatatttaatgaaaaaaccTGAACATGTTAGAAATATtgtatatgaaataaaaaaaaaagtacaaattCCTGTATCAGTTAAAATAAGAACAGGTGTTGATGAATAtgattctttttcttttttaaaatcatttaTTGAAACCGTATCATCAGCAGGATGCAATCATTTTATTGTCCATGCAAGAAAAGCATGGTTAAAAGGTTTAGACccaaaacaaaatagaagTGTACCCCCATTAGAATATAAGAAAGTATATGATTTGTGTAAATTTTATcctaatataaaatttacattaaaTGGAGGTGTAAAGTCTATACAAGAAGCAGTAGCTTTATTAAATGGCTACATCCCACAGAGTAACAAATTAAATGGTGCTAATAATggtaacaataaaaataataataatgatactACTACAAGTACATTTTCCACAACAACTACCACGCCCACTACCACGACCACTACCACTACTACTGATAGTACTACTtctactaataataataattgttatgataataataatgataattacGAGTTAGTTgaaaattatcatataaatCCGTTATATGGCGTTATGATAGGTAGAGCATGTATGGAAAACATCACTATTCTATCACAAGCAGATACGTTGGTTTATAATGAAAAGGCTCCAAGTAGTGCATATAGTAGGAGATCAGTATTAGAAGCATATAAAGTGTATTTAGAACAgaattccattttttataatttaccaAGTGCGTTTGAATTATTGAAACCTATTTTAGGAATACTTAAAGGGATGCCAGGTCATAGAATATTTAGAAACAAATTAGatgtatatattagaaattaCGCA